From the Conexivisphaerales archaeon genome, the window TTCAAATTCGGGTTCTGATGAAGCGTGGCTCTTCTTATGGCGTTGGCGATAGCAGCTGAGGGTCCAACTATACCACTCTCCCCTATTCCCTTTATACCAAGAGGGTTGAGGTTTGTTGGGGAGTCGAGGTGTTTTATATCAAAGTTTGGAACTTCCTTGGCTGTTGGGATGAGATACTCCATGAATGAATTCGTCAGCAACTGTCCCTCTTCAGAGTATTGAAGTCCTTCGAAGAGGAAGCTGGCTATACCCTGAGTGATACCTCCATGAAGCTGACCTTCGACTATGTCAGGGTTTATCATCACTCCGCTGTCCTCTATGTCTGTGTAGTTCAGTATTCTGACTGCAGATGTTTCCTTATCGATTGAGACAAGGACCAGATGTAGACCTCCAGAAACTGTCAATCCTTCAGGCTCGTACACAGAGGTTGCTTCTAGAGGCGCTGGAATAGCTACAGCCTCATACGCTATCTTGGCCAATTGCTTCAGCGTAATCGACCTCGAAGGATCGTCTTTATGCTTAACCATCCCTTCTTCAAAGACTAGCGAATGTATAGGCACGTCGTAGAACTTCGAAGCAACGAGAAGCATCTGAGCCTTGAGCTGCTCTACGCATCTATACAGTGCTCCGGCGCCTACCACTGCGCTTCTGCTCCCCCACGTGCCATAGCCGTAAGGTGTTGCTAGAGTGTCTCCATGTCTGACTTCTACTTCTTCTGGAGAGATGCCCAGCAGGTCTGCGCAGACTTGACTGAGTGTTGTTTCAAGCCCCTGACCGTGCGGAGAGAGAGCTGTTAAGACCTCGACCATGCCATCAGGAAGTATACGAACGGTCATTGATTCGTAACCCTTGTGCCTTGCACCTGAGGCTGCCTGAATGAAGGAAGGGCCTATTCCCGCAGATTCAAATCCAAAGGCTATACCAACACTGAGAATTTCATCTGGTCGTTCAGACCTTGATTGGCTTAGACTCTTCAGGATATTCTCGGCCTCCTTGAGCATAGAAACATAATCACCCGTATCTATGACCCTGCCTGTAGCTGTTCTGTACGGAAAAGACTTGGCTACGTTTATCTTCCTTATCGTTATCGAGTCTAACCCCAGCCTTATTGCAGCCTCGTCTACGAGCCTCTCCAGGACGAAAGCTGCCTGCTGCTGACCGAAACCCCTGTAAGCTCCTACCGGAGTTTTATTGGTTGCAACACAGTCCAGCCTTATAGCTACATTCTCTATCATGTATGGGCCTGTCATGTTAAGCAGGGTAAGATAGGGCGGACCCAAGCTCATAGGCCCATAAGAACCTACATCAGCTATTATGTGGTCTCTCAGAGCAAGTATCTGTCCTTCCTTGGAAACAGCTATTTCTGCATAATGAATCTGGTCACCTGAATGGACTGTCGATGTGAAGTCTTCGCTCCTTGTTGCTGTCCATTTCACCCTTCTACCCAGCTTCTTCGCAGCGTAGCTGACAAGCACTTCTTCCCTGTAGAGGTCTTGCTTGTTTCCGAAGCCCCCACCGACATCAGGAGCTATAACTCTGATTTTGCTCTCAGGATGATTCAGCGTTTCTGCAAGCAGAGTCCTGACAAAATGCGGCCACTGAGTTGAAGAATAAACGGTCAGCTGAGATGATGACCTTTCGTAGTCAGC encodes:
- a CDS encoding xanthine dehydrogenase family protein molybdopterin-binding subunit is translated as MANSSWRYIGKRIRRKEDLRVLLGETRYVDDINDKRPLLLGILRSQYAKAGFKVDFSSIREDPRVLLCISGEDIDRDTREIPLISAPSGCKKLPWKALAIGKTNFVGEPLAAIVIEGDAYQLYDILEQIAISYEPEEPLTDAIKAMNANQTIHQKLESNVVYSTELKRGDVESAFADADAIISETFSITRQYGAAMEPRGAIADYERSSSQLTVYSSTQWPHFVRTLLAETLNHPESKIRVIAPDVGGGFGNKQDLYREEVLVSYAAKKLGRRVKWTATRSEDFTSTVHSGDQIHYAEIAVSKEGQILALRDHIIADVGSYGPMSLGPPYLTLLNMTGPYMIENVAIRLDCVATNKTPVGAYRGFGQQQAAFVLERLVDEAAIRLGLDSITIRKINVAKSFPYRTATGRVIDTGDYVSMLKEAENILKSLSQSRSERPDEILSVGIAFGFESAGIGPSFIQAASGARHKGYESMTVRILPDGMVEVLTALSPHGQGLETTLSQVCADLLGISPEEVEVRHGDTLATPYGYGTWGSRSAVVGAGALYRCVEQLKAQMLLVASKFYDVPIHSLVFEEGMVKHKDDPSRSITLKQLAKIAYEAVAIPAPLEATSVYEPEGLTVSGGLHLVLVSIDKETSAVRILNYTDIEDSGVMINPDIVEGQLHGGITQGIASFLFEGLQYSEEGQLLTNSFMEYLIPTAKEVPNFDIKHLDSPTNLNPLGIKGIGESGIVGPSAAIANAIRRATLHQNPNLKFNSTPFLPFILRSE